Part of the Danio rerio strain Tuebingen ecotype United States chromosome 12, GRCz12tu, whole genome shotgun sequence genome, gccattagcctgtcattgagcggAGAAAAGATGAGTGTTTAGATGAGAAAAATgtgtaatttctaactacagctgatcaaaccattattaaacaggtaagtgacattttaagtcgatctctctcttttgtatgttgtagtactgtatttataccatataattgtagagtactgagtgtgagatgggactgtatgtattttgttttggccactctttgtataaccctgagttactttttgtttGGCCatcagaaagaagaaatgcccgcatgtgtttagcgatATCGCCTTAATGCAAAATctatagtaatctgctagtgtttgttttgctttgactTTTTCGGGAATAATAATTTTGATCCTTTAACAGAGATCACAAtaaattgcaacagagaaatactagaAAATCTCTTTAGACTCGTGTACGAactgtaggcatgggacgataaccatttttaaGATATACCCCGGttcggaaaagtcaaggttttaaaaccatcaagattttctGCAATATCggtctaaggtatgtgtaagatttttattcgcttttttgtttgtttgttttttgggacaacagtatctccagcagaaaagatgccattttaaatagtaaaaaatctgtttttgaaacaaatgaagacagaaaaaaatcagtaattcatttagcttgacatgtttaATGTTCTAAAACATCATAAATTTTTCtaagaataaaatatattgtgttcaaacgggaaaaaagttttagtttttaatcgagacatttaaaagaaaatattttagagcagtaatcacaaaactgcaaaaccgtgatatttttatccaaggttatcaaagaatcttataccggcccatgcctagactGAGCATTTTATGCCGTTCAGTCTTATGatcttaaaatgtcagtaaaaccACCTGATTGTCATCACTTTAgtcattacgctagagaatcattgaaATActatagctctaaagtgacgttgatgAAGTAACAatgctttctgctgttctgatgtcagatgttcctcatacaaaagggtttttacaCTCTTTTTTTATATCACAAacttttgtataaatgcaatatcacatgagtagcaatgcaatatggctgtatatcgtcattggtgggacactaaggcaacaCTCGCCTCCctccagtgctgatatacagccatatctcactgctatgattgtgatattgctcatatataaaacATGTACACATTTATAATTTCTGATGGCAACAATGTATATGGACATTTTTGCAATACTTTGttgcataaaatatatacagcatACAGTCTGACATTCTTTCTGTGAAACCCAAAAATGTACTTGTATGTCATATGTGTAATTTGCATATAATgttatatatcagatttctattctATTCCCAATTCTATtatatttagcaagtttttacaaTTATATCGTTATCACTACAGTTATTGTCTTTGGTGTGAACGGGACTTTTGTCTTCATGCATATCTAGGCTGTACCTTTGATTCACTTTGCGTCTTTTATGCACTTTGTAGGATGTAATGACCACAAACGCAAGCAATAAAAATCCAGCCACAGCACCAAGACCAATGAACACGTTCCGAAGACTCGACTCTGGACCATctgtaaggaaaaaaaaatcaatatctcTAAGTTGTGTAATTCGTGATAAGACGATGATAGAGTTGATGTTAATAGTTCATAAGGTCTTGCAGGAAGGACAGGGTAATCTTTTCTCTGCAGGTTTTTATCGATTTGCTGACAAAGCAATTTTAGTTGTTTCAATGGTGCAATTTTTAAGCTTACATAAAGAGTTTTATCAAGATAGCCATCTAGATACCAGATCTGATGACTATCATGATATTTTGTCTTTTAACATCAAGATAGATAACAGAGATTATGTTTGATTTTATATCACAGTTGATTGCAAGTACAGTAAGCTAGGATAATATTTTAGGGAACACGTTACAGCAAAAAGTCTATAGCATCATTTTATCTCTTAAAGCAATACAAATATTGTATCCTTCTTTAAATCCCTGACttcttaaatattaaataaattaaatgtttggtttatttaagcaaatatttaagcaaatttttttgtCACCTCCTCCATAACCACATGTCTCTCCATTTGATTTCAGCATGTGTCGGGTGTTAACCAGCGACCCGTCATTGATTTCTGGTCTTATTCCAATCAAGTGACACATTAGAGGGTAAACGTTGACTGTCTCAAATGGTCCAACCAACAAGTTCCTGTGAAAATCTGGTCCCACTGCCCTGAAAAAAGGCTTCATGTCCATCACTTCATTGTCATAGCCATGTTCTCCTTTATTGTTCTGGAATACGTAGAACTGGAAGACCATTCAGAAAAGAGATTTTAGAAATGGTCACATACTTTCTAATGCTTatcatatattcttattataacaataaaaggaGTTTACCCCATTGATGACATATCCTGGGTCTGCATAGAGGATGATGGGAAGGAGGCGAGGATGTTTGGAGTAATGCAGTCGAGCAGGCATGTCTTCTTTCTTATAAACATTAAGGTGTGGATGGCCTCCTTTCAAGGCATTATAAACCTTGTCAAGCATGCCTTCTTTAGGCAACAGCATCCCAAAAGGGCCATAGTCCACCATGTGAAATTTCAAATCTTTCAAGGAGAATCCTGGGATGTCGGTGAGGACTATTTCTTTGACTTGGTCTCCTTTGAACACTGTGCTCATTCCATGGTCAGCTGTGATGATGATGTTCAGATGATCACTGAGCCCATGTTTCTTAGCAGTTTCTCGTATGTAGCCCACAGTTCGGTCCACTTTCTTGACTGCCTCACGACGCTCAGGTGAATCAGGGCCGTATTTGTGACCGGTTGAATCCGGGTCACCAAAATACAAAGTTACAAAATCTAAGTCTTGATCTTTAAACCAGTCTTTCATGACTTTATCTACCTTTTCCATCCACAATGTCTCATTTGTGTGGTCATAAAACCTTGGTTCTACCTCCCCTACTTTGATTTTTTCGTTCTGGTATTTGGCTGCAGTGCCAGGGAAGTGTAAGGATCCTGTTTTAAGAccctaaaaaaaacacattctcaAGTCAGTGTACAGTTTATTCAAATTAATGCAAATAACTGTTATAGGCCCTAGAGTTAGAAATTAAAGTTTGCTAAAGTGAACTTTCTGCAAAAACTAAATTTACATTTCTAATCAATTTAATTTCTGAATTTAAAATAACTTCTAAAAAACGTACATTTCTATTGATCTGTGGTACTGTAATGTGTTGAGGCTTTGCCTTCTTTAAGGTAAGAATTTTCTCCAGTTCCATTCCTTATGTTGAgtctttttgttttgcattttttaatttaaaaaacattcattcattaattttccttccgcttagtcccttatttatcaggggtcaccacaatggaatgggCTGCCAAGtgtcaactatttcagcatatgttttacgcagctgattccctttcagctgcaacccactattggaaaacactcatacattctcacattcacacacacactaatacaataAAGGCAATTCTAAggttaatttcaagagttcacatttagctaatgattgattataaaatttgtttggcatgctgtgccgggagagagccctgagctcataaggtcCTCGAGCCTgaggctccctcccatttgcaagtcATGAGGAGAGTTTGGGCTCAGGTAGATgccaagaactcccctgctttaggagttaatgaacagatagtgattgctcttataagataactacttactagtagcatgtctatggtgccgatttatattagtcaattaacttaagttgcatgtttttaaatGGTGGGAGGAAATTGAGGAACCCCAAAGAAACCCATATGAGcaggggagaatgtgtaaactctgcacagaaacattggctggcttggtaaggactagaaccagtgacgttcttgctgtgaggcaacagtgctaaccactgggccaccgtgccacctatctAGGaatggaggagtaggggtggatagggggattcttcaaaacgaagatggctgtgatatggaacttagggtatttatagtgccttaggaatcgtctgattggtgaatcataaattggatgaTATGCAGCCAGctacaagcaatcataagcacgtgatcctctcaaaattagttcataaataaacttcactttgtttattcaattctctTTTAGCAgttgtctttgaactgtggggtaaaccggagcacctagaagAAGCCAACAtgaggaggacatgcaaactccacacagaaatgccaacttggccagctaggactcgaaccagcaaccttcttgctgtgaggtgacagtgctaaccactgaggtgagtgggcttaacaaaccgCCTGTATGTGACAGTCTTTTTCTCTCCATATGCATCAGACATTTTGTAAAACACcttctaataattattttattgctaCACACTACTCTCTCCTTTCTGTATGCTCGTGGCGAGGaagataaaaacaaatgtaaaaaataattaaattaaactaactttGACTTATCGTAGCAATAATATACAGGTACTGCTGCTCTCTGATGATATGAAGAGCTTCTTTTATGCTCATTTGTTGGTcgttttggataaaagcatctgataaatgaataaatgtaaatgttctttCAAATTACTCCAAAATGAAGAATGGAAATATGAATGTAAGGCCATAAGAGAAAATTTGGCTTCATGATAGATGGTACATAAACAAGTTCTTTTGTCATGCTGCTTTTCCAGAAATATTAGTATAATATGATAATTCCTAAAAATCCTGAATTTTTGCTTTTTCACTTTGAAAGATAAATCCTTGCACTAAATCTTTAAAGTCAAATTCTAATGGTTTGAGGTGTACCTGTCGTTGAGCCGTGATCCAGATGGGTAGACTTCCATTATCCCAGTAATCATTAACAAACTGCGTCATGTAGTATTGTTTCTTTTCCTGAGTAGTTGTGTTAAACCAGTTGTTATGAATGACACCATGGTTCTCAATGTACCTTCCTAAGAAATGCAACAACATATTTTTTCAGCGTTACTCATTTTCTTAAGTGTTCCACTAAGACTTTCCTGGAATATTACAAATGAGTGCATACTGTACATTTGGCAGTCATATAtaaaagtgaacttactttgCATTCAAGTCTATTCATTTTGAAATTCACACATTCCCTTTAAAATCAAACCTCTGACCTTGGCATTGCTGTTGtgccattttgaaatatatgattATTTTAAAACTGCAAATCCATTTGGTTATTCTTTGAGTctatatttacaatatatgaagtTGCCCcaaatacatttaaactaaaattaaacattacatttatttgcattagaTAAAAATTCACAGCATGtggtctaatttttttttttcagaactaaCTCTTTATTAGACTGTGGTGCTATACAGTACATGGACA contains:
- the enpp7.1 gene encoding ectonucleotide pyrophosphatase/phosphodiesterase family member 7.1 precursor is translated as MLLALSILLLAFPASLSAPTRGHCTTGKNKLLLISFDGFRWDYDRDVDTPNLDKMAVDGVKAAYVTPPFLTITSPTHFTLLSGRYIENHGVIHNNWFNTTTQEKKQYYMTQFVNDYWDNGSLPIWITAQRQGLKTGSLHFPGTAAKYQNEKIKVGEVEPRFYDHTNETLWMEKVDKVMKDWFKDQDLDFVTLYFGDPDSTGHKYGPDSPERREAVKKVDRTVGYIRETAKKHGLSDHLNIIITADHGMSTVFKGDQVKEIVLTDIPGFSLKDLKFHMVDYGPFGMLLPKEGMLDKVYNALKGGHPHLNVYKKEDMPARLHYSKHPRLLPIILYADPGYVINGFYVFQNNKGEHGYDNEVMDMKPFFRAVGPDFHRNLLVGPFETVNVYPLMCHLIGIRPEINDGSLVNTRHMLKSNGETCGYGGDGPESSLRNVFIGLGAVAGFLLLAFVVITSYKVHKRRKVNQSPKVIDDEDQMKADSKQTSF